In one Bacillus thuringiensis genomic region, the following are encoded:
- the acpP gene encoding acyl carrier protein yields the protein MADVLERVTKIIVDRLGVEETEVVPAASFKEDLGADSLDVVELVMQLEDEFEMEISDEDAEKIATVGDAVTYIESHL from the coding sequence ATGGCAGATGTTTTAGAGCGCGTAACAAAAATCATCGTTGATCGTTTAGGAGTAGAAGAGACTGAGGTAGTACCAGCTGCAAGCTTCAAGGAAGATTTAGGAGCAGACTCCCTAGATGTAGTAGAACTTGTAATGCAATTAGAAGATGAATTCGAAATGGAAATTTCTGATGAAGATGCTGAAAAGATTGCTACTGTTGGCGATGCTGTGACTTACATAGAGAGTCATCTATAA
- the fapR gene encoding transcription factor FapR: MKKRRSKKERQELLQQTIESNPFITDEDLAEKFQVSIQTVRLDRMELSIPELRERIKHVATKQHEEDVKSLPLEEVVGEIIDIELDRHAISIFEVKVEHVFKRNQIARGHHLFAQANSLAVAVIDEELALTAKSTIRYIRPVKLGERVVAKARVEDVENDKGRTVVKVRSFVGEELVFTGTFEMYRSSNYSEEGNNL, from the coding sequence ATGAAAAAAAGAAGAAGTAAAAAAGAAAGACAAGAGTTATTACAACAAACAATCGAATCAAATCCTTTTATTACGGATGAAGATTTAGCGGAAAAATTTCAAGTGAGTATACAAACAGTACGACTTGATCGTATGGAATTGTCTATTCCTGAATTAAGAGAGAGAATTAAACATGTAGCTACAAAGCAACATGAAGAAGATGTGAAATCTTTACCGTTAGAAGAGGTTGTTGGAGAAATTATTGATATTGAATTAGATAGACATGCAATCTCTATCTTTGAAGTAAAGGTAGAACATGTATTTAAAAGAAATCAAATTGCCCGTGGGCATCATCTGTTTGCGCAAGCAAACTCACTAGCTGTTGCGGTTATTGATGAAGAATTAGCTTTAACTGCAAAGTCTACCATTCGATACATTCGCCCTGTAAAATTAGGGGAGCGTGTTGTTGCAAAAGCGCGCGTTGAAGATGTAGAGAATGATAAGGGACGGACGGTTGTCAAAGTGCGTAGCTTCGTTGGAGAAGAACTTGTTTTTACAGGCACTTTTGAAATGTATCGATCTAGTAATTATAGTGAGGAAGGTAACAACTTATGA
- the fabD gene encoding ACP S-malonyltransferase, translating into MGKIAFLFPGQGSQAVGMGKQLAENNKEVAKVFAKADEVLQDSLSEVIFEGPQEKLTLTTNAQPALLTTSFAILTALKEYDITPDFVAGHSLGEYSALVAAGALTFEDAVYAVRKRGEYMEEAVPGGEGAMAAILGADPHMLKQVTEEVTSEGYAVQIANMNSTKQIVISGTKQGVEVASQRAKENGAKRAIPLKVSGPFHSSLMKPAAEKFQKVLNEITIHDTNIPVIANVTAEVITRGADIQEKLIEQLYSPVLWYPSIEYMVNQGVDIFIEIGPGKVLAGLMKSIDSSVKAYAIYDEETLKDTISNLRGEN; encoded by the coding sequence ATGGGAAAAATAGCATTTCTTTTTCCGGGCCAAGGTTCACAGGCAGTTGGAATGGGTAAACAATTAGCAGAGAATAATAAAGAGGTTGCAAAAGTGTTTGCAAAAGCAGATGAGGTGTTGCAAGATTCACTTTCAGAAGTGATTTTTGAAGGACCGCAGGAAAAGCTTACATTAACAACAAATGCGCAGCCTGCATTATTAACAACGAGTTTTGCTATTTTGACAGCTTTGAAAGAGTATGACATTACACCTGACTTTGTCGCTGGTCATAGTTTAGGCGAATATAGCGCTCTTGTAGCAGCTGGTGCATTAACTTTTGAAGATGCTGTATATGCTGTAAGGAAACGCGGGGAATATATGGAAGAAGCTGTTCCGGGTGGGGAAGGCGCAATGGCAGCTATATTAGGTGCTGATCCACATATGCTGAAACAAGTTACAGAAGAAGTAACAAGTGAAGGATATGCAGTGCAAATCGCTAATATGAATAGTACGAAGCAAATTGTAATTTCTGGAACGAAGCAAGGCGTAGAGGTTGCCTCTCAAAGAGCGAAAGAAAATGGTGCAAAGAGAGCGATTCCACTAAAAGTAAGTGGGCCATTCCATTCTTCACTTATGAAGCCGGCAGCTGAGAAGTTCCAAAAAGTTTTAAATGAAATTACAATTCATGACACGAATATTCCTGTTATTGCAAATGTTACGGCGGAAGTTATTACACGTGGTGCAGACATTCAAGAAAAGTTAATCGAACAGCTTTATTCGCCTGTATTATGGTACCCGTCTATTGAATATATGGTGAACCAGGGAGTAGATATATTTATTGAAATTGGACCTGGAAAAGTACTTGCTGGACTTATGAAGTCAATTGATTCATCAGTAAAAGCATATGCGATATACGATGAAGAGACATTAAAAGATACCATTTCAAATTTGAGAGGAGAAAACTGA
- the recG gene encoding ATP-dependent DNA helicase RecG — protein MNDVVQVPVTDVKGIGGETSELLHEMGIYTVSHLLEHFPYRYEDYAMKDLAEVKHDERVTVEGKIHSAPLLQYYGKKKSRLTVRVLVGRYLITAVCFNRPYYKQKLKLDETVTITGKWDQHRQTIAVSELHFGPVVRQQEVEPVYSVKGKLTVKQMRRFIAQALKEYGDSIVEVLPDGLLGRYKLLPRYEALRALHFPVGQEDLKQARRRFVYEEFFLFQLKMQTLRKMERENSKGTKKEIPSVELQEFIDALPFPLTGAQRRVVDEILKDMTSPYRMNRLLQGDVGSGKTVVAAIGLYASKLAHYQGALMVPTEILAEQHYQSLAETFSHFGIKVELLTSSVKGARRREILAKLEQGEIDILVGTHALIQDEVIFHRLGLVITDEQHRFGVAQRRVLREKGESPDVLFMTATPIPRTLAITAFGEMDVSIIDEMPAGRKVIETYWAKHDMLDRVLGFVEKEIKKGRQAYVICPLIEESEKLDVQNAIDLHSMLTHHYQGKCQVGLMHGRLSSQEKEEIMGQFSENKVQILVSTTVVEVGVNVPNATVMVIYDAERFGLSQLHQLRGRVGRGSEQSYCLLIADPKSETGKERMRIMTETNDGFVLSEKDLELRGPGDFFGSKQSGLPEFKVADMVHDYRALETARQDAAILVDSEAFWHNDQYAALRTYLDGTGVFQGEKLD, from the coding sequence TTGAATGATGTTGTACAAGTTCCTGTTACGGATGTAAAGGGGATCGGAGGAGAAACATCTGAGTTACTACATGAGATGGGTATTTATACAGTTTCTCATCTATTAGAACATTTTCCGTACCGTTATGAAGATTATGCGATGAAAGATCTTGCTGAAGTAAAGCATGATGAACGTGTAACGGTTGAAGGAAAGATTCATAGTGCTCCTTTGCTGCAATATTATGGTAAGAAGAAATCGCGTTTAACAGTTCGTGTTCTCGTCGGTCGTTATTTAATTACGGCGGTATGTTTTAATAGGCCTTACTATAAGCAAAAATTAAAGTTAGATGAAACGGTAACGATTACTGGTAAATGGGATCAACATCGTCAAACAATTGCTGTATCAGAACTTCATTTTGGGCCGGTTGTACGTCAACAAGAAGTGGAACCTGTTTATTCAGTAAAGGGGAAACTTACAGTAAAACAGATGCGTCGTTTTATTGCTCAAGCGTTAAAGGAATATGGAGATTCTATAGTCGAAGTGTTACCGGATGGTTTGTTAGGGCGATATAAATTATTACCAAGATATGAAGCGCTTAGGGCATTGCATTTTCCGGTAGGACAGGAAGATTTGAAGCAAGCGCGTCGCCGTTTTGTATATGAAGAATTTTTCTTATTTCAGCTGAAAATGCAAACGCTCCGGAAAATGGAGAGGGAAAATTCAAAAGGGACCAAGAAAGAGATTCCGTCAGTAGAATTACAAGAATTTATCGATGCACTGCCGTTTCCATTAACGGGTGCACAGCGCCGAGTTGTAGATGAAATTTTGAAAGATATGACATCTCCTTATCGGATGAACCGACTATTGCAAGGTGACGTTGGTTCTGGGAAAACGGTTGTTGCTGCGATTGGCCTTTATGCATCGAAATTAGCTCATTATCAAGGTGCTTTAATGGTTCCTACAGAAATTTTAGCTGAGCAACATTATCAGTCGCTTGCTGAAACGTTTTCGCATTTTGGTATTAAGGTGGAACTGTTAACAAGTTCTGTTAAAGGTGCGAGACGTCGAGAAATTTTAGCGAAGTTAGAACAAGGAGAAATAGATATTCTTGTTGGAACGCATGCCTTAATTCAAGATGAAGTTATATTTCATAGGTTGGGTCTCGTTATTACAGATGAACAGCATCGATTTGGTGTAGCGCAGCGCCGAGTTTTACGGGAGAAAGGTGAAAGTCCAGATGTATTATTTATGACAGCGACACCAATTCCGCGTACGCTTGCGATTACTGCATTTGGAGAGATGGATGTTTCGATAATCGATGAGATGCCAGCAGGTAGAAAGGTGATTGAAACATATTGGGCAAAACATGATATGTTAGATCGCGTTCTCGGTTTTGTTGAAAAGGAGATAAAAAAAGGAAGACAGGCATACGTTATTTGTCCTCTAATTGAAGAATCTGAGAAACTTGATGTGCAAAATGCTATCGACTTACATAGTATGCTGACGCATCATTACCAAGGGAAATGCCAAGTTGGATTGATGCATGGGAGATTATCGTCTCAGGAAAAAGAAGAGATAATGGGACAGTTTAGTGAAAATAAAGTGCAAATTCTTGTATCGACAACAGTTGTTGAAGTAGGTGTGAACGTACCGAATGCGACTGTAATGGTTATTTATGATGCAGAACGTTTCGGTTTATCGCAGCTTCATCAGCTTAGAGGGCGTGTCGGCCGTGGTAGTGAACAATCATATTGTTTATTAATAGCAGACCCTAAATCAGAAACAGGGAAAGAAAGAATGCGCATAATGACTGAAACAAATGATGGATTTGTATTGTCAGAAAAAGATTTAGAATTACGAGGTCCTGGAGATTTCTTTGGGAGTAAGCAAAGTGGCTTACCAGAATTTAAGGTTGCTGACATGGTACATGATTATCGAGCGTTAGAAACAGCAAGGCAAGATGCGGCGATACTAGTAGATTCAGAAGCGTTTTGGCACAATGATCAGTACGCTGCCTTGCGTACGTATCTTGATGGGACAGGTGTGTTCCAAGGAGAGAAGCTCGATTAA
- the plsX gene encoding phosphate acyltransferase PlsX: protein MKIAIDAMGGDHAPKAVVLGAMKAIKEYSDLHITLVGKEEEIRQYLTSDERITILHTDEKIESTEEPVRAVRRKKQASMVLAAQQVKDGEADACISAGSTGALMAAGLFVVGRMEGIERPALSPTMPTVDGKGFVMLDVGANVDAKPIHLYQYAVMGSVYAEKVRGIENPRVGLLNVGTEDGKGNELSKQVFAMLKDAPINFVGNVESRDLLQGVADVVVCDGFTGNVALKSLEGTALALFSMLKEQLMSSFTSKLAAAVLKPKLMVLKDKMDYSEYGGAALFGLKAPVIKAHGSSNDQSIFSAIRQTREMVAKEVIPTISSVMEKESLQ, encoded by the coding sequence ATGAAAATCGCAATAGATGCAATGGGCGGAGATCACGCTCCAAAGGCTGTAGTATTAGGGGCAATGAAAGCTATTAAGGAATATTCTGATTTACATATTACGTTAGTAGGGAAAGAAGAGGAAATTCGTCAATACTTAACGAGTGATGAACGAATTACTATTCTTCATACAGACGAAAAAATAGAATCAACGGAGGAACCGGTAAGAGCGGTTCGTCGAAAAAAACAAGCTTCAATGGTGCTTGCGGCACAACAAGTAAAGGATGGAGAAGCAGACGCTTGTATATCCGCAGGTAGTACAGGAGCTTTAATGGCAGCTGGATTATTTGTAGTCGGTCGTATGGAAGGAATTGAGCGACCAGCTTTATCGCCTACAATGCCAACTGTAGATGGAAAAGGTTTTGTTATGTTAGATGTTGGAGCAAATGTTGATGCAAAACCAATTCATTTATATCAATATGCAGTAATGGGATCTGTTTATGCTGAGAAGGTAAGAGGAATTGAAAATCCTCGCGTTGGACTATTAAACGTTGGAACAGAGGATGGAAAAGGAAACGAGCTTTCAAAGCAAGTGTTTGCAATGCTTAAAGATGCGCCAATTAATTTCGTTGGGAACGTTGAATCAAGAGATTTATTGCAAGGTGTAGCAGATGTTGTTGTATGTGATGGTTTTACAGGGAATGTAGCGTTGAAATCATTAGAGGGAACAGCACTTGCGCTATTCTCTATGTTGAAAGAACAACTAATGAGTTCGTTTACGAGTAAATTAGCAGCGGCGGTATTAAAACCAAAACTTATGGTATTAAAAGATAAAATGGATTATTCGGAGTATGGAGGAGCTGCATTATTTGGATTGAAAGCACCTGTCATTAAGGCTCACGGTTCTTCTAATGACCAGTCGATATTTAGTGCGATTCGTCAAACGAGAGAAATGGTAGCGAAAGAAGTAATTCCTACGATTTCAAGCGTAATGGAGAAAGAGTCACTCCAATAA
- the smc gene encoding chromosome segregation protein SMC, producing MFLKRLEIAGFKSFAERVSVDFVPGVTSVVGPNGSGKSNITDAIRWVLGEQSAKSLRGAKMEDIIFAGSDTRRAVNVAEVTITLNNEDQRLPIEYNEVCVTRRVSRSGDSDFYINKQSCRLKDIIDLFMDSGMGREAFSIISQGKVEEILSSKSEERRGVFEEAAGVLKYKLRKKKAEGKLAETQENLNRVQDIIHELSSQVEPLERQASIAKDYLENKEELEKVEAALIVHEIEELHEKWEALRNQFGHNKNEEAKMSTNLQKSEEELEELRGQLQAVDESVDSLQEVLLLSSKELEKLEGQRELLKERKQNATTHCAQLEQLIVELTEKAKSYDGEIDSSTEALMQFVNEVKELEQKLHDNEQLLATFADNLEEQIENLKGDYIELLNQQASHRNELSMIEEQSKQQNSKNERLDEENAKYVEMRMEITAKKTKLVESYEQAKEKVAGILSNIQKTEAALGKCKTQYSENETKLYQAYQFVQQARSRKEMLEEMQEDYSGFYQGVREVLKARENRLQGIEGAVAELLTVPKEYEVAMEIALGAAMQHIVVQTEEHARNAIAFLKQNKHGRATFLPQAVIKSRSLSFEQLRIANQHPSFVGVAAELVQYNNKYENVVSNLLGTVIVAKDLRGANELAKQLQYRYRIVTIEGDVVNPGGSMTGGAVKQAKSSLLGRQRELEEWTNKLTDMEEKTTKLENFVKAVKQEIQEKEVQIRELRQSVEVERVEEQKLREEISRLELEEHRINDRLSIYDLEIEGFLQDQVKMQGRKEELEKILATLQVEITELDSNIAALTKQKSEQHSSKEKVQKEMTELKVLAAEKQQRLSNQKEKVERLTKEKEETDATLVKTKEDLAFLKQEMTSNSSGEEQITNMIEKKAYDRNQTSELIRSRREQRVSLQERVEQLERNLKETTGKHKYILEMLKDQEVKINRLDVELENRLQHLRETYTISFEAAKLKYTMTMPAEDARKKVKLIKLSIEELGTVNLGAIDEYERVAERHTFLLEQRDDLEEAKATLHQLITEMDEEMKKRFSTTFEGIRMEFQSVFSELFGGGRADLVMTNPEDLLNTGIDIVAQPPGKKLQNLGLLSGGERALTAIALLFGILKVRPVPFCVLDEVEAALDEANVARFAQYLKKFSDETQFIVITHRKGTMEESDVLYGVTMQESGVSKLVSVRLDAGEELIASE from the coding sequence GTGTTTTTAAAAAGATTAGAAATAGCAGGGTTTAAGTCTTTTGCTGAGCGTGTATCTGTTGATTTTGTCCCAGGTGTAACTTCTGTAGTAGGACCTAATGGAAGCGGGAAAAGTAATATTACTGATGCAATTCGCTGGGTACTTGGTGAACAATCTGCAAAATCATTACGTGGTGCAAAGATGGAGGATATTATTTTTGCAGGCAGTGATACGAGGAGAGCGGTTAATGTTGCTGAAGTAACAATAACTTTAAATAATGAAGATCAACGTTTACCAATTGAATACAATGAGGTGTGTGTAACACGTCGTGTATCTCGTTCAGGTGATAGTGATTTTTATATTAATAAACAATCATGTAGATTGAAAGATATTATTGATTTATTTATGGACTCTGGTATGGGAAGAGAAGCTTTTTCGATTATTAGCCAGGGGAAAGTTGAAGAGATTTTAAGTAGTAAGTCAGAAGAGCGTCGAGGTGTATTTGAAGAAGCGGCAGGCGTACTAAAATACAAACTTCGCAAAAAGAAAGCTGAAGGTAAATTAGCAGAGACACAAGAAAACTTAAATCGTGTGCAAGATATAATTCATGAATTAAGTAGTCAAGTAGAACCTTTAGAAAGACAAGCTTCTATTGCGAAAGATTATCTTGAGAATAAAGAAGAATTAGAGAAAGTAGAAGCTGCGCTTATTGTCCATGAAATTGAAGAATTGCATGAGAAATGGGAAGCGCTTCGAAATCAGTTTGGGCATAATAAAAACGAAGAAGCTAAAATGTCAACGAATTTACAAAAAAGTGAAGAAGAGCTTGAGGAATTACGAGGACAATTACAAGCGGTAGATGAGTCTGTAGACTCGTTACAAGAAGTACTTCTTCTTTCTAGTAAAGAGCTAGAAAAACTTGAAGGACAGCGCGAGTTGTTAAAAGAGAGAAAGCAAAATGCTACGACGCATTGTGCGCAACTTGAGCAGTTAATTGTTGAATTAACAGAGAAAGCTAAAAGTTACGATGGTGAGATTGATTCAAGTACAGAAGCTTTAATGCAATTTGTGAATGAAGTAAAAGAGTTGGAGCAAAAATTGCATGATAATGAGCAATTACTTGCTACTTTTGCTGACAATTTAGAGGAACAGATTGAGAATTTAAAAGGTGACTATATTGAGCTTTTAAATCAACAAGCTAGTCATCGTAATGAATTATCTATGATTGAAGAACAATCTAAACAACAAAACTCTAAAAATGAACGCCTTGATGAAGAAAATGCGAAATATGTAGAAATGCGTATGGAAATTACAGCGAAAAAGACGAAACTTGTAGAAAGTTACGAACAAGCGAAAGAAAAAGTAGCTGGCATTCTCTCAAACATACAGAAGACAGAGGCGGCGCTTGGGAAATGTAAGACGCAGTATAGTGAAAATGAAACAAAACTGTATCAAGCATATCAATTTGTGCAACAGGCACGTTCTCGAAAAGAAATGCTTGAAGAGATGCAAGAAGATTATTCTGGATTCTATCAAGGTGTACGTGAAGTATTGAAAGCTAGAGAAAATAGGTTGCAAGGTATCGAGGGGGCTGTTGCGGAACTGTTAACGGTACCGAAAGAATACGAAGTTGCAATGGAAATCGCTCTAGGTGCAGCGATGCAGCATATTGTTGTACAAACAGAGGAGCATGCTCGTAATGCGATTGCATTTTTAAAGCAAAATAAACATGGACGTGCAACGTTTTTACCGCAAGCTGTTATTAAAAGCAGATCATTATCATTTGAGCAATTACGCATTGCAAATCAACACCCATCGTTTGTAGGTGTGGCGGCAGAACTTGTGCAGTACAATAATAAATATGAAAATGTAGTTTCAAATTTATTAGGTACTGTTATTGTTGCAAAAGATTTACGCGGGGCGAATGAGTTGGCGAAACAACTACAATACCGTTATCGCATTGTAACAATCGAAGGTGATGTAGTGAACCCTGGCGGTTCTATGACAGGTGGAGCGGTAAAACAGGCGAAATCTTCTTTATTAGGACGTCAACGTGAGCTAGAAGAGTGGACGAACAAGTTAACTGATATGGAAGAAAAAACGACGAAGTTAGAAAACTTTGTTAAAGCAGTAAAGCAAGAAATTCAAGAAAAAGAAGTACAAATACGCGAACTGAGACAAAGTGTAGAGGTAGAGCGTGTAGAAGAACAGAAATTAAGAGAAGAAATTAGTCGCTTAGAATTAGAAGAACATCGTATTAATGATCGTTTATCAATTTATGATTTAGAGATTGAAGGGTTCTTACAAGATCAAGTGAAAATGCAAGGGCGTAAAGAAGAGCTAGAAAAGATTTTAGCGACCCTTCAAGTGGAGATTACGGAATTAGATAGTAACATTGCAGCTTTAACGAAACAAAAAAGTGAGCAGCATTCTTCGAAAGAAAAAGTTCAAAAAGAAATGACAGAGTTAAAAGTGTTAGCAGCTGAAAAGCAACAACGCTTATCTAACCAAAAAGAAAAAGTTGAACGATTGACGAAGGAAAAAGAAGAAACAGATGCAACGCTTGTTAAAACGAAAGAGGACTTAGCATTCTTAAAACAAGAAATGACATCGAACTCAAGTGGTGAAGAGCAAATTACGAATATGATTGAGAAGAAAGCATACGATCGTAATCAAACTTCAGAGTTAATTCGCTCTCGTCGTGAACAACGTGTATCGTTACAAGAGAGAGTAGAACAGTTAGAGCGTAATCTGAAAGAGACCACAGGTAAACATAAATACATTCTTGAGATGTTGAAAGATCAAGAGGTGAAAATTAACCGACTTGATGTAGAGTTAGAAAATAGATTACAACATTTACGTGAAACATATACAATTTCATTTGAAGCGGCAAAACTAAAATATACAATGACAATGCCTGCAGAAGATGCGCGTAAGAAAGTAAAATTAATCAAATTATCCATAGAAGAGTTAGGTACAGTGAACCTAGGGGCAATTGATGAATATGAACGTGTAGCGGAGCGTCATACATTCTTACTAGAGCAGAGAGACGACCTAGAAGAAGCGAAAGCGACATTGCACCAGCTTATTACCGAAATGGATGAAGAAATGAAAAAACGCTTTTCTACTACGTTTGAAGGCATTAGAATGGAGTTTCAATCGGTATTCTCTGAATTATTTGGAGGCGGTAGAGCGGATTTAGTAATGACTAATCCAGAGGATTTACTAAATACGGGTATTGATATTGTAGCACAACCGCCAGGGAAGAAACTGCAGAACTTAGGTTTACTTTCAGGTGGAGAGCGTGCTTTAACAGCAATTGCGCTTTTATTTGGTATTTTAAAAGTACGCCCAGTACCGTTCTGTGTACTAGATGAGGTAGAGGCAGCCCTTGATGAGGCGAATGTAGCTCGTTTTGCACAGTATTTAAAGAAATTCAGTGATGAGACGCAGTTTATTGTAATTACACATAGAAAAGGTACAATGGAAGAGTCTGATGTGTTGTACGGTGTAACAATGCAAGAATCGGGGGTATCTAAACTTGTTTCGGTTCGTTTAGACGCCGGAGAAGAACTTATTGCAAGTGAATAG
- the fabG gene encoding 3-oxoacyl-[acyl-carrier-protein] reductase — protein sequence MLKGKVALVTGASRGIGRAIAIDLAKQGANVVVNYAGNEQKANEVVDEIKKLGSDAIAVRADVANADDVTDMVKQTVDTFGQVDILVNNAGVTKDNLLMRMKEEEWDTVINTNLKGVFLCTKAVSRYMMRQRHGRIINIASVVGVIGNPGQANYVAAKAGVIGLTKTSAKELASRNITVNAIAPGFIATDMTDVLDENIKAEMLKVIPAAQFGEAKDIANAVTFFASDQSKYVTGQTLNVDGGMVM from the coding sequence ATGTTAAAAGGGAAGGTAGCATTAGTAACTGGCGCTTCACGTGGAATTGGTCGCGCGATTGCGATCGATTTAGCGAAACAAGGGGCAAATGTAGTAGTAAATTATGCTGGTAATGAACAAAAAGCAAATGAAGTAGTAGATGAAATTAAAAAATTAGGTTCTGATGCAATTGCGGTAAGAGCAGATGTTGCAAATGCTGATGATGTTACAGATATGGTGAAACAAACAGTAGATACATTTGGACAAGTTGATATTCTTGTAAATAATGCTGGTGTAACGAAAGATAATTTATTAATGCGTATGAAAGAAGAAGAATGGGATACAGTTATTAATACAAACTTAAAAGGTGTATTCTTATGTACAAAAGCAGTATCTCGTTATATGATGCGTCAACGTCATGGTAGAATTATAAATATCGCTTCTGTTGTTGGTGTTATAGGAAACCCAGGACAAGCTAACTATGTTGCTGCTAAAGCGGGTGTTATTGGATTAACAAAAACATCTGCAAAAGAGTTAGCAAGTCGAAATATTACAGTGAATGCAATTGCGCCGGGCTTTATTGCGACTGATATGACGGATGTACTAGATGAGAATATTAAAGCCGAAATGTTAAAAGTTATTCCAGCTGCTCAATTTGGTGAAGCGAAAGATATCGCGAATGCTGTAACGTTTTTTGCTTCTGATCAAAGCAAATATGTTACAGGTCAAACGTTAAATGTTGATGGCGGTATGGTAATGTAA
- the rncS gene encoding ribonuclease III yields MPYRKYREKKYETKYREAFKVFQEKIGITFTDEKLLIQAFTHSSYVNEHRKKPHEDNERLEFLGDAVLELTVSQYLFQKYPTMSEGELTKLRAAIVCEPSLVRFANELSFGSLVLLGKGEEMTGGRERPALLADVFEAFIGALYLDQGLETVWEFLKEIVYPKINEGAFSHVMDYKSQLQELIQRDGSGNVEYQILQEKGPAHNREFVSRVTLNNVALGLGSGKSKKEAEQQAAAEALKKLKEQL; encoded by the coding sequence ATGCCGTACCGAAAATATAGAGAAAAAAAATACGAAACAAAATATCGTGAAGCATTTAAAGTGTTTCAAGAAAAGATAGGTATTACGTTTACGGATGAAAAATTATTGATTCAAGCATTTACGCATTCATCGTATGTGAATGAGCATCGAAAAAAACCGCATGAAGATAATGAGCGTCTTGAATTTCTTGGAGATGCAGTATTGGAACTGACTGTATCGCAGTATCTGTTTCAAAAATATCCGACAATGAGCGAAGGAGAGTTAACAAAACTACGTGCAGCTATTGTATGTGAGCCATCTCTTGTTCGTTTTGCGAACGAATTGTCATTTGGTAGCCTTGTTTTATTAGGAAAAGGTGAAGAAATGACAGGTGGACGTGAACGACCAGCTTTATTAGCGGATGTCTTTGAAGCGTTTATTGGTGCCCTTTATCTTGATCAAGGGCTAGAAACAGTTTGGGAATTCTTAAAAGAAATTGTATATCCGAAAATTAATGAGGGTGCTTTTTCTCATGTGATGGATTATAAGAGTCAGTTGCAAGAATTGATTCAGCGTGATGGCAGTGGCAATGTTGAGTATCAAATTTTGCAAGAAAAAGGACCAGCTCACAATCGAGAATTTGTGTCACGTGTTACGTTAAATAACGTAGCTTTAGGTCTTGGTAGTGGTAAGTCAAAAAAAGAAGCAGAGCAACAAGCTGCTGCAGAAGCATTGAAAAAATTAAAAGAACAACTATAA